The proteins below come from a single Aegilops tauschii subsp. strangulata cultivar AL8/78 chromosome 6, Aet v6.0, whole genome shotgun sequence genomic window:
- the LOC109753418 gene encoding uncharacterized protein has product MLESIGQFGKDLRGPSPYEMSGPFLQKRKQKVLDGFKNHKESWELTGCTVMTDAWTDKKGRGVMNLVVHSAHGVCFIDSVDCSGDRKDGKYIFDLVDKCIEEIGEENVVQVVTDNASVNVSAASMLTAKRPSIFWNGCAAHCLDLMLEDLGKLGPVAKTISSAREVTSFLYAHTRVLDLMRKFLGKDLVRSGVPRFATAYLNLKSLLDNKKELIRLFRSDEMNELGSYLTKAKGKKALKVVRSEVFWKHVDMAVNFFEPMANVLRRMDSDVPAMVFFHGLMLDAKKHIAVRFDNDESKYKVAWDIIDKRWDSKLTTPLHLAGYYLNPHYYYPNKSEIEHDGSFRAAVITCICKMIEDEETQDTVIEELNMYQDQQGSFGHEIAIRQRRNKNFNPAKWWLNHGTSTPKLRTLVHTKKRNRLLHDMMRDLVFVKFNSKLRNKRENKNRDPIEKEVDDVLADYENEFITRKEPTAEADEEQEKAHEDASEEEPNRASSS; this is encoded by the exons ATGCTTGAGTCCATCGGACAATTTGGCAAGGACTTGAGAGGGCCTAGTCCATATGAGATGAGTGGACCATTTTTGCAGAAGAGGAAACAAAAGGTGCTGGATGGATTCAAGAATCATAAGGAATCATGGGAGCTCACAGGTTGCACGGTTATGACTGATGCATGGACAGATAAGAAGGGCAGGGGAGTTATGAATTTAGTTGTGCACAGTGCTCATGGTGTTTGCTTCATTGATTCGGTGGACTGCTCCGGTGACAGAAAAGATGGCAAATACATATTTGACTTGGTGGACAAATGCATAGAAGAAATAGGTGAAGAAAATGTTGTGCAAGTGGTGACTGATAATGCTAGTGTGAATGTATCAGCAGCTAGTATGCTAACAGCAAAGAGACCATCCATATTTTGGAATGGATGTGCTGCTCACTGCCTAGATCTCATGCTGGAGGATCTTGGGAAGCTTGGACCAGTTGCAAAAACTATTTCAAGTGCAAGAGAAGTGACTAGCTTCTTGTATGCTCATACAAGGGTATTGGATTTGATGAGGAAATTTCTTGGGAAGGACTTGGTTCGCTCTGGTGTTCCTCGGTTTGCCACTGCTTACTTAAATCTGAAAAGTTTGCTAGACAACAAGAAGGAGTTGATAAGGCTCTTCAGATCAGATGAGATGAATGAACTAGGTTCATACTTGACAAAGGCAAAGGGGAAAAAAGCACTCAAAGTGGTGCGATCTGAAGTTTTTTGGAAACATGTTGACATGGCTGTTAATTTCTTCGAGCCAATGGCTAATGTGCTTCGCAGAATGGATAGTGATGTTCCTGCAATGGTATTCTTCCATGGATTAATGCTTGATGCAAAGAAACATATTGCTGTGAGGTTTGATAATGATGAGAGCAAGTACAAAGTTGCTTGGGACATCATTGATAAAAGGTGGGACAGCAAGCTCACGACTCCTCTCCACTTGGCTGGCTACTATTTGAATCCTCACTATTATTACCCAAACAAGTCAGAGATTGAGCATGATGGATCATTTAGAGCTGCTGTTATTACATGCATTTGCAAGATGATTGAGGACGAAGAAACCCAAGACACTGTAATTGAAGAACTCAACATGTATCAAGACCAGCAAGGATCTTTCGGCCATGAGATTGCTATAAGGCAAAGGAGAAACAAGAATTTTAATCCAG CAAAATGGTGGCTGAACCATGGCACCAGCACACCAAAGTTGAGAACTTTG GTTCATACAAAGAAGCGGAATAGGCTGCTGCATGACATGATGAGGGATCTTGTGTTTGTGAAATTCAACTCTAAACTAAGGAACAAGAGAGAGAACAAAAACAGAGATCCCATAGAGAAAGAAGTAGATGATGTTCTTGCTGATTATGAAAATGAGTTCATCACTAGGAAAGAACCAACTGCAGAAGCTGATGAAGAACAAGAGAAAGCTCATGAAGATGCATCGGAAGAGGAACCAAACAGGGCATCATCATCATAG